The following is a genomic window from Armatimonadota bacterium.
CCCGTGATCATCGTGAACCTCCTCGAACCCATCCGCGGGGTGGAGGTGGCCAGCTACATCGGCTTCGACAACACCGTGGCCGCCATGGTCTCCGCGTACTCCCTGGTGGACTACTTCGGAGGTCCGGGAGTCCTCGGCACAGGGCCACGGGTCAACGTGCGGCCCGACCAGTACCTGGACCTGCAGTGGTGGCAGGGCGTGTACCGGAACTTCCAGGACCGGGTGAGCATCCGTGCGAATGTGGCCGTGATCGAAGGGATTGCGGGCGGCTTCTTCTCCACCGCCCGGGTGAACGGCTTCCGCAAGGTCACGGGCGCTTTCCCCAACCTCCGGATCCTGGACATCAAACCCGCAGACTGGAACCGGGAAAAGGGGCGCCGGGTGGCGGAAGACTACCTCACCCGCTGGCCCACGGGCATGGACGCCATCTGGGCCGCCTCCAACGAGATGGGCTTGGGCGCTATGCTGGCCGCGGAGGCCGCAGGACGCCTGGAGCTGGCGCAGGAAGGGCCCAAGCTGGGCGACGAGAAGGTGGCCGTCTTCACGAACGATGTTACCCCGGAGTCTACGGCCCGCATCTCGGAGGGCAAAATCGTGGCGGAGACCCACCACGGGTTCCCTGAATGGGGCTGGTACGGCACCAAGTTCGGTGTGATGCTGGCCCTGGGCCAGCGCGTCCCCAAGATCTTCGACATCCGCCCGCGCACCGTGTACCGGGGCAACCACCAGCTCTTCTATCCGAATCCGAAACTGGAACCCATTGACTGGGAGGCCATCAAGCGGGCGGCCAGGTAGAGAAACCGGAGGGGCGGGGATATCCGCTTCCTCGCCCCTCCGTAAGGGAGTCCTGAGATGCCGGGACGAGTGGTGCTCATCACAGGAGCCGGCAAGGGGATCGGGCGGGCGGCGGCGTTAGCGTTCGCCCGGGAGGGCGAGGCCATCTCTGTGGTGACCCGAAGCGAAGCCCCGGGCCGCGAGACCCTGGACCTCCTGCGCTATCGGGACGCTCGGGGAATCCTGGTGGTGGCGGACATCTCCACGCCTCAGGGCGCGCGGCGGGCCGTGGAGGAGACTGTGGCGCGGCTGGGCCGCCTGGACGTGCTCGTGAACAACGCGGGGATCTACCGCCAGGGCGACATTCTGAGCACGTCTGAGGCCACCTGGGAGGAAGTCCTCCGAGTGAACCTCACGGGTGCCTTTCTGTGCGCGAAGTACGCGGCGGAGTTTATGGTCCG
Proteins encoded in this region:
- a CDS encoding sugar ABC transporter substrate-binding protein, whose amino-acid sequence is MRWYGRMLGILLALTVVWVGAIAIAGGAPRLPRQITLCWTPPDITGVFKTATDFFEKAAAEARQHGINVQIISRAPAAHTEFATQVAIIEDFIQRRCNVIAISPIEVEVIIPAIRKANAARIPVIIVNLLEPIRGVEVASYIGFDNTVAAMVSAYSLVDYFGGPGVLGTGPRVNVRPDQYLDLQWWQGVYRNFQDRVSIRANVAVIEGIAGGFFSTARVNGFRKVTGAFPNLRILDIKPADWNREKGRRVAEDYLTRWPTGMDAIWAASNEMGLGAMLAAEAAGRLELAQEGPKLGDEKVAVFTNDVTPESTARISEGKIVAETHHGFPEWGWYGTKFGVMLALGQRVPKIFDIRPRTVYRGNHQLFYPNPKLEPIDWEAIKRAAR
- a CDS encoding glucose 1-dehydrogenase, coding for MPGRVVLITGAGKGIGRAAALAFAREGEAISVVTRSEAPGRETLDLLRYRDARGILVVADISTPQGARRAVEETVARLGRLDVLVNNAGIYRQGDILSTSEATWEEVLRVNLTGAFLCAKYAAEFMVRQGSGVIVNVASEAGLVGIPDQVAYNVSKAGMIMLTKSLAVDLARHGIRANCVCPGTTDTPLVQEALARSGDPDRARRRLEAIRPLQRLGTPEEIAEAIVFLASERCGYATGAILSVDGGYTAQ